From the genome of Geobacter sp. SVR, one region includes:
- a CDS encoding AraC family transcriptional regulator — protein sequence MMTALEALGGSIARWTEQGEQHTTAVPGLALFQRIEPSEAVCGMYEPSICLVAQGAKRVLLGDDAYVYDAHNYLITSVHLPTVVQIVEASREKPYLGLRLKLDQREISQLMADSTLPLPRVRQSGRGMATGEVTLALVAVFQRLLDLLADPQDIPILAPIIQREIIYRLLVGDQGERLRQIASAGSQSHQIARAIDWLKGNFALPLRIDDLAAQARMSTSTFHHHFRSMTALSPLQYQKKLRLQEARRLMLTERLDAATAGFQVGYESPSQFSREYTRMFGAPPLRDITQLRRMPAFG from the coding sequence ATGATGACTGCGCTTGAGGCTTTGGGCGGGAGTATTGCCCGATGGACCGAACAGGGGGAACAACACACAACCGCCGTCCCGGGACTGGCGTTGTTTCAGCGGATCGAGCCAAGCGAGGCGGTCTGCGGCATGTATGAGCCGAGCATCTGCCTGGTGGCTCAAGGGGCCAAGCGGGTGCTGCTGGGAGACGATGCGTACGTGTACGACGCACACAACTATCTGATCACGTCAGTTCATTTGCCGACGGTGGTTCAGATTGTCGAGGCGAGTCGGGAGAAGCCTTATCTGGGGCTCCGGTTGAAGCTGGATCAGCGCGAGATTTCGCAGTTGATGGCGGACAGTACGCTGCCCCTGCCGCGTGTGCGGCAATCGGGCCGCGGCATGGCGACCGGTGAGGTGACCCTGGCGCTCGTGGCCGTTTTTCAGCGCCTGCTCGATCTGCTGGCCGACCCGCAGGACATTCCGATCCTGGCCCCGATCATCCAGCGGGAGATCATCTATCGGCTGCTGGTGGGGGATCAGGGCGAACGTCTGCGCCAGATAGCGTCGGCAGGAAGCCAGAGCCATCAGATTGCGCGGGCCATTGACTGGCTGAAAGGCAATTTTGCGCTGCCGCTGCGGATCGATGACCTGGCGGCCCAGGCCCGCATGAGCACGTCGACCTTTCATCACCACTTCCGCTCCATGACCGCCCTGAGCCCGTTGCAGTATCAGAAGAAACTGCGCCTGCAGGAAGCCCGGCGTTTGATGCTGACGGAACGCCTAGATGCCGCCACCGCGGGATTTCAGGTCGGCTACGAAAGCCCTTCGCAGTTCAGCCGCGAATACACCCGGATGTTCGGAGCACCGCCGTTGCGGGACATCACGCAGTTGCGCCGGATGCCTGCCTTCGGATAA
- a CDS encoding PAS domain-containing sensor histidine kinase gives MPRMTIFKKIMAVTLLLSLLPLLVSSLILLSDLESVNARLSAEIAGTSDIQASESLQMRAQSVAESISDFLHQCENDLQFLSRTSLDQQNLLNFYEIRRGEIWERGPGNVPTGTRRLIPLYRSFAFIGPNGMERLVIRDGRFLAPSELHNVSRPAGTEFKCEDYFNRIRHLKQGEIYVSHLVGFHVSKQEQLAGAASPERASNGASYQGVIRFGSPLFDPSGSFIGMVVISLNHRHLMEFTQHIDPGRNFSTVFPSYQSGNYGFLFDDEGWIITHPKYWDIRGVDRNGRQVPPYTKASSKTDIDNGLIPFNLDQAGFVHPNYPQVAETIRKRKSGYVDITNVGGSKKIMAFAPILYGTGDFSKYGVFGGVTIGFQVDQFHDAARKGSRLINRELMDHRKLSGLIILITAILSGLSAWALSRGITRPLHQLIDGARRLAKEDTRSNVSVSSKDELGELANTFNYMANELKVRKTNLLSTLEQLRHSRLEILDERNFKESILESISSAIVTFSTEGLMTSINATGRLFLGNHISVDTHYREVFHGWGEMADLTEQTLRTRSGYGRQPLHLDRGNGMSHFEIGFFPIGKDAERGLTVTMRNETEKEKLREEMMRLDRLASLGKLSAGIAHEVRNPLTGISLLLDDLHDNATLALDDQTMIKKALTEIERVERLISALLNYSSPPRADFRTGDLNAVVNDTVLLMRRQCERQQVRIVFEAGRLPSFRFDAEKIKQALLNIIRNAVEAMPEGGEISVTTSANEERAIITVRDNGPGIREEDLPLIFEPFFTRKGAGTGLGLSITQRIIEEHHGRIWVDCNEASGTVFHLELPLNMG, from the coding sequence ATGCCACGGATGACCATTTTCAAGAAAATAATGGCAGTGACCCTGCTGCTCTCCCTGTTGCCGCTGCTGGTGTCGTCATTGATTCTGCTGTCCGACCTGGAATCGGTCAATGCACGCCTGTCGGCCGAGATTGCCGGGACTTCCGACATCCAGGCCTCGGAGTCGCTGCAGATGCGCGCCCAGAGCGTGGCCGAATCGATCTCCGATTTCCTCCACCAGTGCGAAAACGACCTGCAGTTCCTTTCACGCACCTCCCTGGACCAGCAAAACCTGCTCAACTTCTACGAAATCCGCCGCGGGGAGATCTGGGAGCGCGGCCCCGGGAATGTCCCCACCGGGACCCGCCGCTTGATTCCGCTGTACCGTTCCTTTGCCTTTATCGGGCCGAACGGGATGGAACGGCTGGTTATCCGGGACGGCCGTTTCCTGGCCCCCTCCGAGTTGCACAACGTTTCCCGGCCGGCCGGCACTGAATTCAAATGTGAGGATTATTTCAACCGGATCAGGCACCTGAAGCAGGGGGAGATCTACGTTTCCCACCTGGTCGGCTTTCATGTCTCCAAACAGGAGCAGTTGGCCGGTGCCGCATCCCCGGAAAGAGCCTCTAACGGTGCTTCCTACCAGGGGGTGATCCGCTTCGGCTCACCGCTGTTCGACCCGAGCGGAAGCTTCATCGGCATGGTGGTCATCTCCCTCAATCACCGGCACCTGATGGAGTTCACCCAGCACATCGATCCCGGCCGGAACTTCTCCACCGTGTTTCCCTCATACCAAAGCGGCAATTACGGCTTTTTGTTCGACGACGAGGGTTGGATCATCACCCACCCCAAATACTGGGACATCAGGGGGGTTGACCGCAACGGCAGGCAAGTCCCCCCCTACACCAAGGCCTCCAGCAAAACGGATATCGACAACGGCCTGATCCCGTTCAACCTCGATCAGGCCGGATTCGTCCACCCCAATTATCCGCAGGTGGCAGAGACGATCAGAAAGCGCAAAAGCGGCTACGTGGACATCACCAATGTCGGTGGCTCCAAGAAGATCATGGCCTTTGCGCCGATTCTGTACGGAACCGGAGATTTCAGCAAATACGGAGTTTTCGGCGGGGTCACGATCGGCTTTCAGGTGGACCAGTTTCATGACGCCGCCCGCAAGGGAAGCCGCCTGATCAACCGCGAGCTGATGGATCACCGCAAACTCAGCGGCCTGATCATCCTCATCACCGCCATCCTGTCGGGCCTCTCCGCCTGGGCCCTCTCACGCGGCATAACGCGCCCCCTGCATCAGCTGATCGATGGTGCCCGCCGTCTCGCCAAGGAGGACACGCGCAGCAATGTCAGCGTTTCCTCGAAAGACGAACTGGGAGAACTGGCCAACACCTTCAACTATATGGCCAACGAGCTGAAAGTCCGCAAGACCAACCTGCTGTCGACCCTGGAGCAATTACGCCACTCGCGGCTCGAAATCCTTGACGAACGCAACTTCAAGGAAAGCATCCTGGAAAGTATCTCCAGCGCCATCGTAACCTTTTCCACCGAAGGGCTGATGACCTCCATCAACGCCACCGGCAGGCTGTTCCTCGGCAATCACATCAGTGTCGATACCCATTACCGGGAGGTGTTCCATGGCTGGGGCGAGATGGCGGATCTCACCGAACAGACCCTCCGCACACGCAGCGGATACGGCCGTCAGCCGCTGCATCTCGATCGGGGCAATGGCATGTCCCATTTCGAGATCGGCTTTTTTCCGATCGGCAAGGATGCCGAACGCGGCCTGACTGTAACCATGCGCAACGAGACTGAAAAGGAGAAGCTTCGCGAGGAGATGATGCGGCTGGACCGGCTGGCCTCGCTCGGCAAACTGTCGGCCGGCATTGCCCACGAGGTGAGAAACCCCCTGACCGGTATATCGCTCCTGCTGGACGACCTGCACGACAACGCGACCCTGGCGCTCGACGACCAGACCATGATCAAGAAGGCCCTGACCGAAATCGAGCGGGTGGAACGCCTGATCAGCGCGCTGCTCAACTATTCTTCTCCTCCCCGGGCCGACTTCAGGACAGGAGACCTCAATGCGGTGGTCAACGACACGGTCCTCCTGATGCGCAGGCAGTGCGAGCGGCAGCAGGTGCGGATCGTCTTCGAGGCGGGCAGGCTGCCGTCGTTCCGCTTCGATGCCGAAAAGATCAAACAGGCCCTGCTGAACATCATCAGAAACGCCGTGGAGGCCATGCCAGAAGGGGGCGAGATCTCCGTCACCACCTCTGCGAATGAGGAACGCGCCATCATCACTGTCCGGGATAACGGTCCCGGCATCCGGGAAGAGGATCTGCCGCTGATCTTCGAGCCCTTCTTTACCCGCAAGGGGGCCGGCACCGGATTGGGGCTCTCCATTACCCAGCGCATCATCGAGGAACACCACGGCCGCATCTGGGTCGACTGCAACGAGGCATCCGGAACGGTCTTTCATCTGGAACTGCCGCTGAACATGGGCTGA
- the mtaB gene encoding tRNA (N(6)-L-threonylcarbamoyladenosine(37)-C(2))-methylthiotransferase MtaB, with translation MKTVAIATLGCKTNQFESAAITEQFGRAGYTVVPFTEPADIYVINSCTVTARTDSETRRMIRRARRLNPQARIVATGCYAQVSPEELSRMPEVDVVLGNLEKLDTTLLAEAPQDRVADTGAETTFSPLKLTSFAEHTRAFLQVQNGCNTFCAYCIVPFARGRSRSVSGAEVLDGIRGLVDQGFREVVLTGIHLGGYGLDLSPADSLEGLVRRILNETELQRLRIGSIDPNEISDSLLELCAGSSRICHHFHIPLQSGSDSVLGRMGRPYGTAAFTALLERVVAAMPDAFIGTDIIAGFPGEDEEEFQSTCRLIELLPLADLHVFPYSRRPRTRAADMPDQVPPALIKERAARLRAIAGRKHEQFLQRAVGGELQVLVQHHESATGMVRGVSRNYIQAEFQGSSADINCERRVLVTGIEQGQAVCHPME, from the coding sequence ATGAAAACCGTTGCCATTGCCACACTGGGATGCAAAACCAACCAGTTCGAATCAGCCGCCATTACTGAACAGTTCGGACGTGCCGGCTATACCGTCGTCCCTTTCACCGAACCGGCCGATATTTACGTGATCAATTCCTGTACCGTCACCGCCCGGACAGACAGCGAAACCCGCCGCATGATCCGTCGGGCCCGTCGCCTGAACCCGCAGGCGCGTATCGTTGCCACCGGCTGCTATGCCCAGGTGTCACCGGAGGAGCTTTCGCGCATGCCGGAGGTTGACGTGGTGCTCGGCAACCTGGAAAAGCTCGATACCACGCTCCTGGCGGAAGCCCCGCAGGACCGGGTCGCCGATACCGGCGCTGAAACGACCTTTTCCCCCCTCAAGCTCACCAGTTTCGCGGAGCACACCAGGGCCTTCCTGCAGGTCCAGAACGGCTGCAATACCTTCTGCGCCTACTGCATCGTGCCCTTTGCCCGCGGCAGAAGCCGCAGCGTTTCGGGCGCAGAGGTGCTGGACGGCATCCGGGGACTGGTGGATCAGGGCTTTCGCGAAGTGGTGCTGACCGGCATCCACCTGGGGGGATACGGTCTTGACCTGTCACCGGCTGACTCCTTGGAAGGGCTGGTGCGCCGCATTCTGAACGAGACGGAATTGCAGCGTCTGCGAATCGGTTCCATTGATCCCAACGAGATCAGCGACAGCCTGCTGGAGCTGTGCGCCGGCTCATCCCGGATCTGCCATCACTTCCACATCCCGCTCCAAAGCGGCAGCGACAGCGTGCTGGGGCGCATGGGGCGCCCCTACGGCACGGCCGCCTTCACCGCCCTGCTGGAACGGGTCGTGGCCGCCATGCCGGACGCCTTCATCGGCACCGACATCATTGCCGGATTCCCCGGCGAAGACGAAGAGGAGTTCCAAAGCACCTGCCGTCTGATAGAATTGCTGCCGCTGGCCGATCTGCATGTGTTTCCCTACTCCCGGCGCCCCCGGACCAGGGCGGCCGACATGCCGGACCAGGTCCCTCCGGCGCTCATCAAGGAACGTGCCGCCCGGCTACGAGCCATTGCCGGCCGCAAACACGAGCAGTTCCTGCAACGCGCCGTCGGTGGTGAACTGCAGGTGCTGGTGCAGCACCATGAATCTGCTACGGGTATGGTCAGGGGGGTTTCCCGGAATTACATCCAGGCGGAATTTCAGGGATCGTCAGCGGATATCAACTGTGAGCGGCGGGTATTGGTGACGGGCATCGAACAGGGGCAGGCGGTTTGTCACCCGATGGAATAA
- a CDS encoding aldo/keto reductase yields MHKRTLGKSGLEVSALGFGCMGMSFGFGPPKDRQEMISILRTAVERGITFFDTAEVYGPFINEELVGEALAPVRDRVVIATKFGFDTSVDPRGTKGAPVLNSRPEHIRQVAEASLKRLKTEVIDLFYQHRVDPDVPIEEVAGAVKTLIQEGKVRHFGLSEAGVGTIRRAHAVQPVAALQSEYSLWWRKPETEVIPALEELGIGFVPFSPLGKGFLTGKIDESTSFDSTDFRNVLPRFTPEARKANQALVDLLGTIAARKNATPAQIALAWLLARKPWIVPIPGTTKLERLDENIGAVSLELSAEDLHEIEQAAARIDVQGARYPEKLEQLTGR; encoded by the coding sequence ATGCACAAACGAACATTGGGGAAAAGCGGCCTGGAAGTCTCTGCCCTCGGGTTCGGCTGCATGGGTATGAGCTTCGGTTTCGGCCCCCCAAAGGACAGGCAGGAGATGATTTCCATCCTCCGAACCGCCGTGGAGCGCGGCATTACCTTTTTCGATACGGCAGAGGTCTACGGCCCGTTCATCAATGAGGAACTGGTCGGCGAGGCACTTGCACCGGTGCGTGATCGGGTGGTGATTGCCACCAAATTCGGCTTCGATACCAGCGTCGATCCCCGGGGAACCAAGGGGGCGCCGGTCCTGAATAGCCGGCCCGAACACATCAGACAGGTTGCCGAGGCCTCACTCAAGCGGCTCAAAACCGAGGTCATCGACCTGTTCTATCAGCACCGGGTCGATCCGGATGTGCCGATCGAAGAGGTGGCAGGTGCCGTAAAAACGCTGATTCAGGAAGGAAAAGTCAGACACTTCGGCCTCTCGGAAGCCGGCGTAGGGACGATACGGCGCGCCCATGCCGTCCAGCCGGTGGCAGCGCTTCAGAGTGAATACTCCCTTTGGTGGAGAAAGCCCGAAACGGAAGTGATTCCAGCCCTCGAAGAGCTGGGTATCGGCTTTGTACCTTTCAGCCCGCTGGGCAAGGGGTTCCTCACCGGCAAGATCGACGAAAGCACGTCGTTCGACAGCACCGACTTTCGCAACGTTCTTCCCCGGTTTACGCCGGAAGCCCGCAAGGCCAATCAGGCATTGGTGGACCTGCTGGGCACCATCGCGGCCCGAAAGAACGCCACCCCGGCCCAGATTGCCCTGGCCTGGCTTTTGGCCCGCAAGCCCTGGATCGTGCCGATCCCCGGCACCACGAAGCTGGAACGCCTGGATGAAAATATCGGGGCGGTCTCACTCGAACTGTCAGCCGAAGATCTGCATGAAATCGAGCAAGCCGCCGCACGCATCGACGTGCAGGGGGCGCGCTATCCGGAAAAACTGGAGCAGTTGACGGGGCGGTGA
- a CDS encoding secondary thiamine-phosphate synthase enzyme YjbQ, with the protein MKSFRKELWFETRQRRELINITPTVEEHLRESGIREGLLLCNAMHITASVFINDDEAGLHQDFEVWLEGLAPEKPYSRYRHNSYEDNADAHLKRTIMGREVVVAVTGGKLDLGPWEQIFYGEFDGKRRKRVLLKIIGE; encoded by the coding sequence GTGAAGTCTTTTCGCAAGGAACTATGGTTTGAAACGCGGCAGCGCCGGGAATTGATCAACATCACTCCCACGGTGGAGGAGCATCTGCGCGAGAGCGGCATTCGTGAAGGGTTGCTCTTGTGCAATGCCATGCACATCACCGCCAGCGTCTTCATCAACGACGATGAAGCGGGATTGCACCAGGATTTCGAGGTCTGGCTGGAGGGGCTGGCTCCGGAGAAACCCTACTCGCGCTACCGGCACAACAGTTACGAGGACAACGCCGATGCGCATCTCAAGCGGACCATCATGGGACGCGAAGTGGTCGTGGCCGTGACCGGCGGCAAGCTCGATCTGGGACCATGGGAGCAGATCTTCTACGGGGAGTTCGACGGTAAACGCCGCAAACGGGTGCTGCTGAAGATCATCGGGGAATGA
- a CDS encoding NAD(P)-dependent alcohol dehydrogenase encodes MYKAKAYSAASATSPLASAEIPRRDATERDVQIDILYCGICHSDLHTVRDEWSGVMPTTYPCVPGHEIVGRVTAVGPAVTKFKPGDLVGVGCLVDSDHTCPNCKADVEQFCNNAIFTYNSPDRHLGGITYGGYSESIVVDEHFVLRVPANLDPAGVAPLLCAGITTYSPMRRWGDLTGKKVGVVGLGGLGHMGVKFARAFGAHVVVFTTSPNKKEDALRLGAHEVIVSTDPEEMKRQAGTFDFILDTIAAEHDINAYIAMLGLDGEITLVGAPEKPLPVSAFALLFGRRSLSGSLIGGLKETQEMLDFCGQHNITADVEIIPIQKVNEAYDRLVRSDVKYRFSIDMASLKAE; translated from the coding sequence ATGTACAAAGCAAAAGCCTATTCCGCCGCCAGCGCTACATCGCCGCTGGCCTCCGCCGAAATCCCGCGCCGCGATGCCACGGAACGCGACGTGCAGATCGACATCCTCTACTGCGGCATCTGCCACTCCGACCTGCACACCGTGCGCGACGAATGGAGCGGCGTCATGCCCACCACCTACCCCTGCGTGCCGGGGCACGAAATCGTCGGACGGGTCACGGCGGTCGGCCCGGCAGTCACTAAATTCAAGCCGGGAGACCTGGTAGGGGTCGGCTGCCTGGTGGACTCGGACCACACCTGCCCCAACTGCAAGGCTGATGTCGAGCAGTTCTGCAACAACGCCATTTTCACCTACAACTCACCAGACAGGCACCTCGGCGGCATCACCTACGGCGGCTACTCGGAAAGTATCGTGGTGGACGAGCACTTTGTGCTGCGCGTACCCGCCAACCTCGATCCTGCCGGGGTGGCACCGTTGCTGTGCGCAGGAATCACGACCTACTCCCCCATGCGCCGCTGGGGCGATCTCACCGGCAAGAAGGTTGGCGTGGTCGGCCTGGGCGGTCTGGGACACATGGGGGTCAAGTTCGCCCGGGCCTTCGGCGCCCATGTCGTGGTGTTCACCACCTCCCCCAACAAGAAGGAGGATGCGCTCCGTCTGGGAGCCCACGAGGTGATCGTTTCCACTGATCCCGAGGAGATGAAGCGGCAGGCCGGCACGTTCGACTTCATTCTCGATACCATCGCTGCCGAGCACGACATCAATGCCTACATCGCCATGCTCGGCCTGGACGGAGAGATCACCTTGGTTGGTGCACCGGAAAAGCCGCTCCCGGTTTCCGCCTTTGCGCTCCTGTTCGGCCGCCGCAGCCTTTCCGGTTCGCTTATCGGGGGGCTCAAGGAGACCCAGGAGATGCTCGACTTCTGCGGCCAGCACAACATCACCGCCGATGTCGAAATCATCCCCATCCAGAAGGTCAACGAAGCTTACGACAGGCTGGTCAGATCCGATGTGAAGTACCGCTTCTCGATCGACATGGCCTCGCTGAAGGCCGAGTAA
- a CDS encoding lipopolysaccharide assembly protein LapB, with protein MRFSSILYAALCCVFLPGTASAATELYTGTMEIFAVSGNACGGLELAHNVSLFLRRDRDGSPVSGFFQGATITTGKFSGKDLSKLEVRYPYHDELRASGHSLSITPAGGELLVELRDRHLEPGDDDCNFDLARMRLTRTGKGESVESLLKPVSAMFEAQLLRSEAYDLAGQGRYEEALPLYEKALAMADASAGGDAGQMAAYVVGLAGTYVRLGRFAQFSRLYDERIGVVSDAGIRDMLAGQRVRSGLLAGKAALVAEDYKGALQSFRKAYSLQPHNVEAVAAVMTAQVRMGDHDGAIAFLENVLASAESDGERQGMRGALAHVYFLRAQKYDRNGAETAAEADLEKADALDPYSPQYLVARARLLHKRGSLEDAEKLLQQGLRRFPLESSQQEILAARDKMRATEAILEKLRKVGS; from the coding sequence ATGCGATTCAGCTCGATACTATATGCGGCACTCTGCTGCGTATTCCTGCCTGGCACCGCTTCCGCCGCAACGGAGCTTTATACCGGCACCATGGAGATCTTTGCCGTTTCCGGCAATGCCTGCGGCGGCCTGGAACTTGCCCATAACGTCTCCCTGTTCCTGCGCCGCGACCGGGACGGTTCCCCGGTTTCCGGTTTTTTCCAGGGGGCCACCATCACGACCGGAAAGTTCTCCGGCAAGGACCTGTCGAAACTCGAAGTGCGCTATCCTTACCACGACGAACTCAGAGCGTCCGGGCATTCCCTCAGCATCACCCCCGCCGGTGGAGAACTGCTGGTGGAATTGCGCGACCGCCATCTCGAACCCGGCGACGACGACTGCAACTTCGATCTGGCGCGCATGCGCCTGACGCGCACCGGAAAGGGGGAGTCCGTCGAATCGCTTCTGAAACCGGTGTCCGCCATGTTCGAGGCCCAGTTGCTGCGTTCGGAGGCTTACGATCTGGCCGGTCAGGGGCGTTACGAGGAGGCGCTGCCGCTGTACGAGAAGGCCCTGGCTATGGCGGATGCGTCAGCAGGGGGGGATGCAGGTCAAATGGCTGCCTATGTTGTCGGGCTGGCCGGCACCTATGTAAGGCTGGGGCGCTTTGCCCAGTTCAGCCGGCTCTATGACGAGCGGATAGGGGTTGTCAGCGACGCCGGGATCAGGGACATGCTTGCGGGGCAGCGCGTCCGTTCGGGACTCTTGGCCGGCAAGGCTGCGCTGGTCGCCGAGGATTACAAGGGGGCCCTCCAAAGCTTCCGCAAGGCTTACAGCCTACAGCCCCATAATGTGGAGGCGGTCGCCGCGGTAATGACGGCTCAGGTGCGAATGGGGGACCATGACGGCGCCATAGCTTTTCTCGAGAATGTCCTCGCATCGGCCGAAAGCGATGGGGAGCGGCAGGGGATGCGGGGGGCATTGGCCCACGTCTACTTTCTGAGAGCCCAGAAATACGACCGTAATGGTGCCGAAACCGCAGCCGAGGCCGATCTGGAAAAGGCGGATGCCCTTGATCCCTACTCGCCCCAGTACCTGGTCGCACGGGCGCGGCTGCTGCATAAACGGGGCAGCCTGGAAGATGCGGAAAAACTGCTGCAGCAGGGGCTCAGGCGCTTTCCGCTCGAGTCCTCCCAACAGGAAATTCTCGCTGCCCGCGACAAGATGCGCGCAACTGAGGCCATCCTGGAAAAACTACGCAAGGTGGGCAGCTGA
- a CDS encoding UbiD family decarboxylase yields the protein MGYRNLQECVLDLERHGMLRRIAVPLDPRLEVGMVQRRVYQAGGPALLFTNPVNCRFPLLGNLFGTLERTRFIFRDTLDDIRRLVDLKINPFSLLKHPLDAVRAPFAALHLLPSTTTAAPALECRTTLSQLPQIVSWPRDGGAFITLPQVYSENPSNPGFAKSNLGMYRVQLSGNRYEPDRQAGLHYQIHRGIGAHHAEAIARGDLLRVNVFVGGAPAMTVAAVMPLPEGMPELSFAGLLAGHRIPMTRLPGRLPVPAEADFCICGVVHTGKTLPEGPFGDHLGYYSLTHDFPYVEVEEVYHRKDAIWPFTTVGRPPQEDTSFGAFIHELTGPLIPTVVAGVKEVHAVDAAGVHPLLLAIASERYVPYAAERQPQELLTIANAILGQGQLSLAKYLFIAAQEDAPGLHTHDIAAFLSHVLERADWRRNLHFQTATTIDTLDYSGSGLNEGSKVVIAAAGPVRRRLAGEVPAGMEYPDGFGGAQVCLPGVLAIQGPASRQERGKGDALMDEFCRFYGERDMFGGVALIVICDDSRFTAATLNNFLWVTFTRSNPATDIYGIGAETRGRHWGCSGPLVIDARTKPFHAPVLEEDPAMERKVDELAAPGGPLHGLY from the coding sequence ATGGGTTACCGTAATCTGCAGGAATGCGTCCTCGACCTGGAGCGGCATGGCATGCTGCGCCGGATTGCCGTGCCGCTCGATCCCCGGCTGGAGGTGGGGATGGTACAGCGGCGCGTCTACCAGGCCGGCGGGCCGGCGCTGCTCTTTACCAATCCGGTCAACTGCCGTTTTCCACTATTGGGGAACCTGTTCGGCACCCTGGAGAGAACCCGCTTCATCTTCCGGGATACCCTGGACGACATCCGCCGGCTGGTCGATCTGAAAATCAATCCCTTTTCCCTGCTGAAGCATCCCCTGGATGCCGTCAGAGCACCCTTCGCTGCGCTGCACCTGTTGCCCTCAACCACTACGGCCGCGCCGGCGCTGGAGTGCCGCACCACCCTTTCGCAGCTTCCGCAGATCGTCTCCTGGCCCCGGGATGGGGGTGCTTTCATCACGCTGCCCCAGGTCTACAGCGAGAATCCTTCCAACCCCGGTTTTGCGAAATCGAATCTCGGCATGTACCGGGTGCAACTGTCGGGCAACCGCTATGAGCCGGACCGGCAGGCCGGTCTGCACTATCAGATTCACCGCGGCATCGGGGCGCATCATGCCGAAGCCATTGCCCGGGGTGATCTCCTGCGGGTGAACGTGTTTGTCGGCGGCGCGCCGGCCATGACCGTGGCAGCGGTCATGCCGCTGCCGGAAGGGATGCCGGAGCTCTCCTTTGCCGGGCTGCTGGCCGGACACCGGATTCCGATGACCCGCCTGCCGGGGCGCTTGCCGGTCCCGGCTGAAGCAGACTTCTGTATCTGCGGTGTTGTGCATACGGGCAAAACCCTGCCGGAAGGCCCTTTTGGCGACCACTTGGGATATTACAGCCTGACCCACGACTTTCCCTATGTCGAGGTGGAGGAGGTCTACCACCGCAAGGATGCCATCTGGCCCTTTACCACCGTGGGGCGTCCTCCTCAGGAGGATACCAGTTTCGGCGCCTTTATCCACGAACTGACCGGGCCGCTGATCCCGACCGTGGTGGCGGGGGTCAAGGAGGTGCATGCCGTGGATGCGGCCGGCGTGCATCCATTGTTGCTGGCCATCGCCTCCGAGCGCTACGTGCCCTATGCCGCGGAGCGCCAGCCCCAGGAACTGCTGACCATTGCCAACGCCATCCTGGGGCAGGGGCAGCTTTCCCTGGCCAAGTATCTGTTCATCGCAGCCCAGGAGGATGCACCCGGCCTGCATACCCACGATATCGCCGCGTTCCTGAGTCATGTTCTGGAACGGGCCGACTGGCGCAGGAACCTGCATTTCCAGACCGCCACTACCATCGATACCCTGGATTACAGCGGCTCCGGCCTCAATGAGGGATCCAAGGTGGTGATCGCCGCCGCCGGTCCGGTCCGCCGCAGGCTGGCCGGGGAAGTGCCGGCCGGGATGGAATACCCGGACGGTTTCGGAGGGGCGCAGGTCTGTTTGCCCGGCGTACTGGCCATTCAAGGACCCGCCTCCCGGCAGGAGCGTGGTAAGGGCGATGCGCTGATGGACGAGTTCTGCCGTTTCTACGGGGAGCGCGATATGTTCGGAGGAGTGGCCCTGATCGTGATTTGCGATGACAGCCGCTTCACCGCAGCCACGCTTAACAACTTCCTGTGGGTGACCTTCACCCGTTCCAATCCCGCCACCGACATCTACGGCATTGGAGCGGAAACACGCGGCCGCCACTGGGGCTGCAGCGGCCCGCTGGTCATCGATGCCCGCACCAAGCCGTTCCATGCCCCTGTTCTGGAGGAGGATCCAGCCATGGAGCGCAAGGTCGACGAACTGGCCGCGCCGGGCGGTCCGCTACATGGTTTGTATTGA
- a CDS encoding carboxymuconolactone decarboxylase family protein — protein sequence MRGANTMSKEPSTARAMLGDFAPKLAELTDSVLFGDVWERKELSKRDRSLITVAALVAMNRPEQLRFHLDRALDNGLTQEELIEVITHLAFYSGWPNAMTAITTAREQFASRDA from the coding sequence ATGAGAGGAGCGAACACCATGAGCAAGGAACCTTCTACCGCGCGGGCAATGCTCGGCGATTTTGCGCCCAAGCTGGCTGAACTCACCGACAGCGTGCTCTTCGGCGATGTCTGGGAACGGAAGGAGCTGTCGAAACGCGACCGGAGCCTGATCACCGTGGCGGCACTGGTCGCCATGAATCGCCCGGAGCAGCTGCGGTTTCACCTTGACAGGGCACTCGACAACGGACTCACGCAGGAGGAACTGATCGAGGTCATCACCCATCTGGCATTTTACTCCGGCTGGCCCAACGCCATGACCGCCATCACCACGGCCAGGGAGCAGTTTGCCAGCCGGGATGCATGA